A DNA window from Zonotrichia albicollis isolate bZonAlb1 chromosome 2, bZonAlb1.hap1, whole genome shotgun sequence contains the following coding sequences:
- the POGLUT3 gene encoding protein O-glucosyltransferase 3 isoform X1 — MGGRGLLLLPVLLLLGAAGPRLQPAESADPEDPVSAERSLAWGPGLEAGVTVPVRYFYIQAVSAAGRNFSRSPPGRTQFKVVIKALSPKEVTRIYTPRPLDRNDGTFLMRYRMYGSVTKGLKIEILYGDQHVAQSPYILKEPVYHEYCDCPVEDPEVWQDMMSCPSQEPQITKDFISFPTIDLQRMLKEIPAKFSQTGGAIVHYTILDNHIYRRSLGKYTDFKMFSDEMFLSLARKVRLPDVEFYLNVGDWPVEHRKVNDTPGPVPVISWCGSVDSRDIILPTYDVTHSTLETLRGVTNDLLSIQGNTGPFWENKTERALFRGRDSREERLHLVKLSKENPELLDAGITGYFFFREKEKELGKAQLMGFFDFFKYKYQVNVDGTVAAYRFPYLLLGDSLVLKQDSQYYEHFYIGLKPWKHYVPVKRNLEDLLEKIKWAKENDEEARKIAKQGQLTARELLQPHRFYCYYYKVLQKYAERQASKPEIRDGMELVPQPDDRDSVCTCHRKKPLREDL; from the exons ATGGGGGGCCgcgggctgctgctgctgccagtgctgctgctgctgggcgccGCGGGGCCGCGGCTGCAGCCGGCGGAGTCGGCGGACCCCGAGGACCCCGTCAGCGCCGAGAGGAGCCTGGCGTGGGGCCCCGGGCTGGAAGCGGGGGTCACCGTCCCCGTGCGGTACTTCTACATCCAGGCAGTCAGCGCGGCCGGACGGAACTTCTCCCGCTCCCCGCCAG GACGAACACAGTTTAAAGTGGTAATTAAAGCACTTTCTCCAAAAGAAGTCACCAGAATTTACACGCCTCGGCCTTTGGATAGAAATGATGGTACATTCCTTATGCGTTATCGGATGTATGGAAGTGTCACAAAAGGCTTGAAAATTGAGATACTTTATGGTGATCAGCATGTGGCTCAATCACCTTATATTTTGAAAG AACCAGTTTATCATGAATACTGTGACTGTCCTGTAGAAGACCCTGAGGTCTGGCAGGACATGATGTCCTGTCCATCCCAAGAGCCTCAGATTACAAAAGACTTCATTTCATTTCCCACCATTGACCTGCAGCGAATGCTCAAGGAAATCCCAGCCAAGTTCAGCCAAACAGGAGGTGCTATTGTCCATTACACTATCCTGGATAATCACATCTACCGGCGCTCCCTAGGGAAGTACACAGACTTCAAGATGTTCTCCGATGAAATGTTCCTGTCGCTGGCCAGGAAG GTTCGTCTTCCTGACGTGGAGTTTTATCTCAATGTTGGAGACTGGCCAGTTGAGCACAGGAAGGTTAATGATACACCTGGGCCTGTACCTGTCATCTCCTGGTGTGGCTCTGTGGATTCCAGAGATATCATCCTGCCAACATATGATGTAACCCACTCGACTCTGGAAACCCTGCGTGGAGTCACCAATGATCTCCTTTCCATTCAAGGGAATACAG GCCCCttctgggaaaacaaaactgagagGGCTTTATTCAGAGGTCGAGACAGCCGAGAAGAACGTCTCCATCTTGTCAAGTTATCCAAGGAAAATCCAGAACTACTGGATGCCGGAATAACTGGATATTTCttcttcagagaaaaagaaaaagagctgggGAAGGCTCAGCTGATGGGCTTTTTTGACTTCTTTAAG TACAAATACCAAGTGAATGTAGATGGCACCGTAGCAGCTTACAGGTTTCCATACCTCTTGCTGGGTGACAGCCTGGTATTGAAGCAAGATTCCCAGTACTATGAACACTTTTATATTGGATTAAAACCTTGGAAGCATTATGTTCCAGTTAAGAGAAACTTAGAGGACTTGctagagaaaataaaatgggCTAAG GAGAATGATGAGGAAGCAAGAAAAATTGCTAAACAAGGACAACTAACAGCAAGAGAATTACTTCAGCCTCACAGGTTTTACTGCTACTATTATAAAGTGCTCCAG AAATATGCCGAACGCCAAGCCAGCAAACCTGAAATACGGGATGGAATGGAACTTGTACCTCAGCCTGATGACAGGGACTCAGTGTGCACTTGCCACAGGAAAAAGCCTTTAAGGGAAGATCTATAA
- the POGLUT3 gene encoding protein O-glucosyltransferase 3 isoform X2, which translates to MRYRMYGSVTKGLKIEILYGDQHVAQSPYILKEPVYHEYCDCPVEDPEVWQDMMSCPSQEPQITKDFISFPTIDLQRMLKEIPAKFSQTGGAIVHYTILDNHIYRRSLGKYTDFKMFSDEMFLSLARKVRLPDVEFYLNVGDWPVEHRKVNDTPGPVPVISWCGSVDSRDIILPTYDVTHSTLETLRGVTNDLLSIQGNTGPFWENKTERALFRGRDSREERLHLVKLSKENPELLDAGITGYFFFREKEKELGKAQLMGFFDFFKYKYQVNVDGTVAAYRFPYLLLGDSLVLKQDSQYYEHFYIGLKPWKHYVPVKRNLEDLLEKIKWAKENDEEARKIAKQGQLTARELLQPHRFYCYYYKVLQKYAERQASKPEIRDGMELVPQPDDRDSVCTCHRKKPLREDL; encoded by the exons ATGCGTTATCGGATGTATGGAAGTGTCACAAAAGGCTTGAAAATTGAGATACTTTATGGTGATCAGCATGTGGCTCAATCACCTTATATTTTGAAAG AACCAGTTTATCATGAATACTGTGACTGTCCTGTAGAAGACCCTGAGGTCTGGCAGGACATGATGTCCTGTCCATCCCAAGAGCCTCAGATTACAAAAGACTTCATTTCATTTCCCACCATTGACCTGCAGCGAATGCTCAAGGAAATCCCAGCCAAGTTCAGCCAAACAGGAGGTGCTATTGTCCATTACACTATCCTGGATAATCACATCTACCGGCGCTCCCTAGGGAAGTACACAGACTTCAAGATGTTCTCCGATGAAATGTTCCTGTCGCTGGCCAGGAAG GTTCGTCTTCCTGACGTGGAGTTTTATCTCAATGTTGGAGACTGGCCAGTTGAGCACAGGAAGGTTAATGATACACCTGGGCCTGTACCTGTCATCTCCTGGTGTGGCTCTGTGGATTCCAGAGATATCATCCTGCCAACATATGATGTAACCCACTCGACTCTGGAAACCCTGCGTGGAGTCACCAATGATCTCCTTTCCATTCAAGGGAATACAG GCCCCttctgggaaaacaaaactgagagGGCTTTATTCAGAGGTCGAGACAGCCGAGAAGAACGTCTCCATCTTGTCAAGTTATCCAAGGAAAATCCAGAACTACTGGATGCCGGAATAACTGGATATTTCttcttcagagaaaaagaaaaagagctgggGAAGGCTCAGCTGATGGGCTTTTTTGACTTCTTTAAG TACAAATACCAAGTGAATGTAGATGGCACCGTAGCAGCTTACAGGTTTCCATACCTCTTGCTGGGTGACAGCCTGGTATTGAAGCAAGATTCCCAGTACTATGAACACTTTTATATTGGATTAAAACCTTGGAAGCATTATGTTCCAGTTAAGAGAAACTTAGAGGACTTGctagagaaaataaaatgggCTAAG GAGAATGATGAGGAAGCAAGAAAAATTGCTAAACAAGGACAACTAACAGCAAGAGAATTACTTCAGCCTCACAGGTTTTACTGCTACTATTATAAAGTGCTCCAG AAATATGCCGAACGCCAAGCCAGCAAACCTGAAATACGGGATGGAATGGAACTTGTACCTCAGCCTGATGACAGGGACTCAGTGTGCACTTGCCACAGGAAAAAGCCTTTAAGGGAAGATCTATAA